One genomic segment of Gottschalkia acidurici 9a includes these proteins:
- a CDS encoding ABC transporter permease, which yields MVEKISNMNLTEDMFKPVEKDIKDSQKIVRASLTYWADAWRRLKENKLAIVSLALLIGIVVMALIGSKIRPFAYDYQDFMVINQAPNSVHWFGTDSLGRDLFVRCWEGAKISLFIGLVAAVINVTIGIIYGGIAGYRGGYVDIVMMRIVEIIYSIPSLLWVILLMLIMGQGLATIIIAISITGWGGMARLVRGQVLQLKQTEYVLASQTLGASSWRIIFKHLIPNAMGPIIINLTFQVPDAIFTEAFLSYIGLGVPAPLASWGTLANEGTLALTMYPYQIVFPALLISLTMLVFNVLGDGIRDALDPKLRK from the coding sequence ATGGTGGAAAAGATTTCTAATATGAATTTGACTGAAGATATGTTTAAACCAGTTGAAAAAGATATCAAGGATTCTCAAAAAATAGTTAGAGCAAGTTTAACTTATTGGGCAGATGCCTGGAGAAGATTAAAAGAAAATAAATTAGCAATAGTGTCTTTAGCACTATTAATTGGTATAGTTGTTATGGCACTTATCGGATCTAAAATTAGACCGTTTGCTTATGACTATCAAGATTTTATGGTTATAAATCAAGCACCAAATTCAGTTCATTGGTTTGGAACTGATTCACTGGGAAGAGACCTTTTCGTAAGATGCTGGGAAGGGGCTAAAATATCACTATTTATAGGACTTGTAGCAGCAGTAATAAATGTTACCATAGGAATCATATATGGAGGAATAGCAGGATATCGTGGTGGATATGTAGACATCGTAATGATGCGTATAGTAGAAATAATTTACTCAATACCATCACTTTTATGGGTTATTTTATTAATGCTTATAATGGGACAAGGATTAGCTACAATAATAATTGCAATATCAATAACTGGATGGGGTGGAATGGCACGTCTAGTTAGAGGACAAGTATTACAGTTAAAACAAACAGAATATGTATTAGCGTCTCAAACATTAGGAGCAAGTTCATGGAGAATTATATTTAAGCACTTAATACCAAATGCTATGGGACCTATAATAATAAACTTAACTTTCCAAGTTCCAGATGCTATCTTTACAGAAGCATTCTTAAGTTATATAGGACTTGGAGTACCAGCGCCACTTGCAAGCTGGGGAACATTAGCTAACGAGGGAACATTAGCACTTACAATGTATCCTTATCAAATAGTTTTTCCAGCATTGTTAATAAGTTTAACTATGCTTGTATTTAATGTACTAGGAGACGGAATTAGGGATGCTCTAGATCCTAAGCTTAGAAAGTAG
- a CDS encoding YidC/Oxa1 family membrane protein insertase: MSNLLSSILNILFTFTNDWGLSIALLTISVKFLLIPLSIKQKISMSKRGDFSNGINKIKEEYKNDEKKMNEELSKYYTENSKSLFGCFTILLQIPILMSLFKIVKAINIDSGSILVPWVSSLKSYDTYYIIPIIYALISIAPSLLNYISFLKLSNPNISLKQNIISILIMSIMLTSRSPVALGIYFITSSLVTLLEEIIYRLVFNKGLQKI; encoded by the coding sequence ATGTCTAATTTATTAAGTAGTATTTTAAATATATTATTTACCTTTACTAACGACTGGGGTTTATCAATAGCTTTGCTAACTATCTCTGTAAAATTTTTATTAATTCCATTATCTATAAAGCAAAAGATATCTATGTCTAAACGAGGTGATTTTTCAAATGGAATTAATAAGATAAAAGAAGAATATAAAAATGACGAAAAGAAAATGAATGAAGAACTAAGTAAATATTATACTGAAAATAGCAAAAGCTTATTTGGTTGCTTCACTATTTTACTTCAAATACCTATTCTAATGAGTTTGTTTAAAATTGTTAAAGCCATAAATATAGATTCAGGCTCAATATTAGTTCCATGGGTCTCAAGTTTAAAAAGTTATGACACATATTATATAATTCCCATTATATATGCTTTAATTTCTATAGCACCTTCTTTATTAAACTATATAAGTTTTTTAAAGTTATCTAATCCAAATATATCTTTAAAACAGAACATAATAAGTATTCTTATAATGTCAATTATGTTAACGTCTAGAAGCCCTGTGGCCTTAGGAATATATTTTATAACTAGTAGTCTAGTAACCCTTTTAGAAGAGATTATATACAGGTTAGTTTTTAATAAGGGATTACAAAAAATATAG
- a CDS encoding ABC transporter permease, with protein MLKYSLKRGVISLLTIWVIITITFFLMHSIPGDPFTDQKKIPPEIMANLEAKYGLDKPLIVQYGIYLKNLLQGDLGDSMKYKSRSVTSILTTGFPVSAKLGVVSAVVGAGLGVVGGIIAALNRGKKFDYFIIILAVIGVSVPSFVFAALFQYWFGNKLGWFPVARWGTIAHYVLPVMALGFSMVAYIARMMRTSMLDVLGQDYIKTAKAKGLSQSSIIIKHTIRNAILPIITILGALIAGVVVGSFVIESIFAIPGIGKYYVQSIQQNDYTLILGTTVFYSTILVVMMYVIDIVYGLVDPRIKLDK; from the coding sequence GTGTTAAAGTATTCTCTTAAAAGAGGCGTAATATCTTTACTAACAATATGGGTTATTATAACTATAACTTTTTTTCTAATGCACTCAATACCTGGTGATCCTTTTACAGACCAGAAAAAGATACCACCAGAGATAATGGCGAATTTAGAGGCTAAATATGGGTTAGATAAGCCACTTATAGTTCAGTATGGTATTTACTTAAAAAATTTACTACAAGGTGACTTAGGAGATTCAATGAAGTATAAGTCAAGATCTGTAACAAGTATACTCACAACTGGATTTCCTGTATCGGCTAAATTAGGAGTTGTGTCAGCAGTTGTTGGAGCAGGTTTAGGAGTTGTAGGCGGTATAATAGCAGCACTTAATAGAGGGAAAAAGTTTGATTACTTTATAATAATTCTTGCAGTTATAGGGGTATCCGTACCCAGTTTCGTGTTCGCAGCACTATTTCAATACTGGTTTGGAAATAAGCTAGGATGGTTCCCGGTTGCTAGATGGGGAACAATAGCACACTATGTATTACCTGTAATGGCATTAGGATTTAGTATGGTAGCATATATAGCTAGAATGATGAGAACTAGTATGCTTGATGTTTTAGGGCAAGATTATATAAAAACTGCCAAAGCTAAAGGTCTTTCGCAAAGTAGCATAATAATAAAACATACTATCAGAAATGCAATATTACCTATCATAACTATACTTGGAGCACTTATAGCAGGAGTGGTTGTAGGATCATTCGTAATTGAATCAATATTCGCAATTCCTGGAATAGGTAAATACTATGTTCAAAGTATTCAGCAGAATGACTATACGCTTATATTAGGAACAACTGTATTCTACTCAACAATACTAGTAGTGATGATGTATGTAATAGATATAGTCTATGGATTGGTAGACCCTAGAATTAAACTAGATAAGTAA
- the gatB gene encoding Asp-tRNA(Asn)/Glu-tRNA(Gln) amidotransferase subunit GatB: MSYEVLIGLEIHIELKTKSKIFCRCSTEFGREPNTQTCPVCLGLPGILPMLNKKVVEYGIMAGLALNCNISEKIDMDRKNYFYPDLVKGFQTTQYFNPLCKDGYIELNSEDIDKKIRIKRIHIEEDTGKTIYDEKGNLYLDYNRSGVPLIEVVTEPDINSSKELQLFLNKLKSIIEYTEISDCKMEEGSLRCDVNINLIDKNTNKKTEISELKNLNSFRSIIRATEYEINRHTLLLKNGEIGNKETRRWDEGESKTYLMRKKDSVENYMYFHEGDIKEVLVDKELISNIRKKLPEFSWEKKERFIKYYNLPEYDSEILTNNKYLSVLFESTNKYTNDPKSTSNWIMGDVIRRLNEDNIDVLDVKFKPEDLAELINMVNNREISNNAGKKVLKVMFEENKKPREIINRLGLSQINDEEKLKDIVKAIVLENEQSVEEYRNGKERVLGFLIGQVMKETKGKANPKKVNKILLSYIN; encoded by the coding sequence ATGAGTTATGAAGTATTAATAGGTCTTGAAATACATATAGAGCTAAAAACTAAAAGTAAGATATTTTGTAGATGCTCTACTGAATTTGGAAGAGAGCCAAATACTCAGACTTGTCCAGTATGTCTAGGGTTACCTGGGATACTTCCCATGCTCAATAAGAAAGTAGTAGAGTATGGTATAATGGCAGGATTAGCCTTGAATTGCAACATATCAGAAAAAATAGATATGGATAGAAAAAATTACTTTTATCCAGACTTAGTAAAAGGATTTCAAACTACTCAATACTTTAACCCATTATGCAAAGATGGATACATAGAACTAAATAGTGAAGACATAGATAAAAAAATAAGAATAAAGAGAATACATATAGAGGAAGATACAGGAAAAACAATATATGATGAAAAGGGAAACTTATACTTAGATTATAACAGAAGTGGAGTTCCCCTTATAGAAGTAGTAACTGAACCAGATATAAATTCTTCTAAAGAGTTACAACTTTTTCTAAATAAATTAAAGTCAATAATAGAGTATACTGAAATATCTGACTGTAAGATGGAAGAGGGATCACTTAGATGTGATGTAAATATTAATCTCATAGATAAAAATACTAATAAAAAGACTGAAATATCAGAACTCAAAAATTTGAACTCTTTTAGATCTATAATAAGAGCCACAGAATATGAGATAAATAGGCATACGCTTTTATTGAAAAACGGAGAAATAGGAAATAAAGAAACTAGAAGATGGGATGAAGGTGAAAGCAAAACTTATTTAATGAGAAAAAAAGATAGTGTAGAAAACTATATGTACTTCCATGAGGGTGATATAAAAGAAGTATTGGTAGATAAAGAATTAATATCTAATATAAGAAAGAAGTTACCAGAGTTTAGCTGGGAAAAAAAAGAGCGTTTTATTAAATATTACAATCTTCCAGAATACGATTCTGAAATATTAACTAATAATAAATATTTATCTGTACTATTTGAAAGCACGAATAAATATACAAATGACCCTAAGAGTACGAGCAATTGGATAATGGGAGATGTAATTAGAAGACTAAATGAAGACAATATAGACGTTTTGGATGTAAAATTTAAGCCAGAAGACTTAGCGGAACTTATAAATATGGTTAATAATAGAGAGATCAGTAATAACGCAGGTAAAAAGGTCTTAAAAGTAATGTTTGAAGAAAATAAAAAGCCAAGAGAAATAATAAATCGACTAGGATTATCTCAAATAAATGATGAGGAAAAACTAAAAGATATAGTAAAAGCAATTGTTTTAGAAAATGAACAATCAGTAGAAGAATACAGGAATGGAAAAGAAAGAGTATTGGGATTTTTAATAGGACAAGTAATGAAAGAAACTAAAGGAAAGGCTAATCCTAAAAAAGTAAATAAAATCTTATTATCGTATATCAATTGA
- the ligA gene encoding NAD-dependent DNA ligase LigA, producing MDTKISRMRELIEILNDLNYQYYTLDNPKVSDKEYDKIYDELVMLEKETATVLSDSPTQRVGGEVLDKFIKHRHLGSLWSLDKSQSVEELRSWDNRVKKLIDQYNLEYGEQIPYPTYVMEYKFDGLTINLTYENGELIQGATRGNGIEGEAILPQIKTIRNIPLSIPYKDGTIEVQGEGLMPLSALEKYNEKALEPLKNARNAAAGALRNLDPKVTRERHLISYIYNVGYSDNIRFDSHINMMNFLKENKFPVNDYLKAYSSIEEVIKEIEGIKENINKLDVLTDGIVIKINDIRTREILGYTQRFPRWAIAYKFEAEEVTTKLLGIDWNVGRTGKVTPTALLEPVDIGGVTVKRATLNNWDDIQRKKVALGCRVWIRRSNDVIPEIMGAVEDCEKHEEIIKPEHCPYCESELQHEGVHLFCSNSLSCKPQLVSRLVHFASRDAMNIEGFSEKTANQLFEELELKNISDLYELKYEDLINLERFGPKKAQNLLYAIEKSKDCALDSFIYSLGIPNVGKKTATELANNFKSLENVMNAEHEELIQIPDIGDIVAESIVEFFHDDKIHESIEKLLSEGLKISHEETEIIREDSIFNGKTVVITGTLDGISRTEAGEIVTRLGGKVTGSVSKKTDIVIVGENPGSKAEKAVELGIRIIQNDELKQIISEIQ from the coding sequence ATGGATACTAAGATATCTAGGATGAGAGAATTAATCGAAATATTAAATGATTTAAACTACCAATATTACACATTAGATAACCCAAAAGTTAGTGACAAGGAATATGATAAAATATATGACGAATTGGTCATGTTAGAAAAGGAGACAGCCACTGTACTTTCTGATTCTCCAACGCAAAGAGTTGGGGGAGAAGTTTTAGATAAATTTATCAAGCATAGACACTTAGGCAGTCTTTGGAGTTTAGATAAGAGTCAGAGCGTGGAAGAACTTAGAAGCTGGGATAATAGGGTAAAAAAGCTTATAGACCAATATAATTTGGAGTATGGAGAGCAGATACCATATCCAACATATGTTATGGAATATAAGTTTGATGGACTTACTATAAACCTTACATATGAAAATGGTGAACTAATACAAGGAGCTACTAGAGGAAATGGAATAGAGGGAGAGGCCATACTTCCCCAAATAAAAACTATAAGAAATATTCCACTAAGTATACCGTATAAAGATGGAACCATAGAAGTTCAAGGTGAAGGATTGATGCCTTTATCAGCGCTAGAAAAGTATAATGAAAAGGCACTTGAGCCTTTAAAAAATGCTAGAAATGCAGCTGCTGGAGCATTAAGAAATTTAGATCCAAAAGTAACGAGAGAAAGACATCTTATATCTTATATTTATAATGTTGGCTATTCAGACAATATAAGATTTGATAGTCATATAAATATGATGAACTTTTTAAAGGAAAATAAATTTCCTGTTAATGATTATTTGAAAGCGTATTCTAGCATAGAAGAAGTTATAAAAGAAATTGAAGGGATAAAGGAAAACATAAATAAACTAGATGTACTAACTGATGGGATAGTTATAAAGATAAATGATATAAGAACTAGAGAAATATTAGGATATACTCAAAGATTCCCAAGATGGGCAATTGCATATAAATTTGAGGCGGAAGAAGTAACTACTAAATTGCTAGGAATTGATTGGAACGTAGGAAGAACAGGGAAGGTAACTCCTACAGCTCTTTTAGAACCTGTGGATATAGGTGGAGTTACTGTAAAAAGAGCTACATTAAATAATTGGGACGATATACAAAGAAAAAAGGTAGCTTTAGGTTGTAGAGTTTGGATAAGAAGATCAAATGATGTTATACCTGAAATAATGGGAGCAGTAGAAGATTGTGAAAAACATGAAGAAATAATAAAACCAGAACATTGTCCTTACTGTGAAAGTGAACTTCAACATGAAGGAGTCCATTTGTTTTGCTCAAATTCATTATCATGTAAGCCACAATTAGTATCTAGACTAGTACACTTCGCTAGTAGGGACGCTATGAATATAGAAGGATTTAGTGAAAAAACAGCTAATCAACTATTTGAAGAGCTAGAGTTGAAAAATATATCGGATCTTTATGAATTAAAATATGAAGATTTAATCAACTTAGAAAGATTTGGACCTAAAAAAGCTCAAAACCTATTATATGCTATAGAAAAAAGTAAAGACTGTGCATTGGATTCATTTATATATTCACTAGGAATACCGAATGTAGGTAAGAAAACAGCTACTGAACTAGCTAATAATTTTAAGTCATTAGAAAATGTTATGAATGCAGAACATGAGGAACTTATACAAATACCGGATATAGGCGATATAGTAGCAGAAAGTATAGTAGAATTTTTCCACGATGATAAGATACATGAAAGTATAGAGAAACTATTGTCTGAGGGCTTGAAGATTAGCCATGAAGAGACTGAAATAATAAGAGAGGATAGTATATTTAATGGAAAAACAGTAGTAATAACAGGAACATTGGATGGTATTAGTAGGACAGAAGCAGGTGAAATAGTAACAAGATTAGGAGGCAAAGTAACAGGCAGTGTAAGTAAAAAGACAGATATAGTTATAGTAGGAGAAAATCCAGGATCTAAGGCTGAGAAAGCTGTTGAGTTAGGAATTAGAATAATTCAAAATGATGAGCTAAAACAGATAATAAGTGAAATTCAATAG
- a CDS encoding UvrD-helicase domain-containing protein: MNFLDGMNDRQKEAVLATEGPLLVLAGAGSGKTRVLTYRIAHLIEEKGVSPYSILTLTFTNKAANEMKERIKKLIGDRVDDVWAGTFHSICVRILRRDIDKIGYDRSFVIYDTTDQKTLVKDCIKEKDLNEKMYDPNSMLNFISSQKDKLISPEMYIKENDGDFRERQKGELYALYQKKLKVNNALDFDDLIGKTIELLKDNPDVLEYYQNKFKYILVDEYQDTNRAQYTLIRLLSERYKNICVVGDDDQCLVEGMKVNTPNGEIPIEKLLENDKVYSPSGWGKVMEGSINKVIKKEYNGSIVNIKTKSGKEIKLTPNHITFAKLNPEVGIYYVYLMYKKELGYRIGQTQGVRSKRKGDICNGLAVRLNQENADKIWILKVCESKEDASYYEQLYAFKYNIPTVLFHPRSRRINFNQEYINRLYSEIDTHNNVIKLMEDLMVFEEYPHHRAGAVIRNNTFRRLVKLTFFGGRVTGEESGWHSHRICLNTSGEELREKAESSKFPVRDGKRETWRVETERKDYDEINEYAKKLMALHDDLEVDRRTKLTEDTAFNYMPASHIKPSMSIAVLEDNKIKEDIVEEVIIEEYNGFVYDISVPNFRQYISQGIVVHNSIYGWRGADIRNILDFEKDYPQSKTIKLEQNYRSTKTILNAANSVIGNNLGRKGKDLWTSNEDGNCINIYNASDEHSESQFIVSKIKEIVEEKSLNDFAILYRTNAQSRVVEESLMRSNIPYRIVGGLKFYDRKEIKDIVAYLRVIQNPVDNISLKRIINTPKRGIGKTTIDKVESYSVEKGESMYSVMIDAEEIPGLSQRAVNNLKDFISNIGKFMAMKELLGVKSLIENVIDSTGYIRELEQEDTIEARGRIENIEEFLSVAIDYENSSEESNLEDFLANISLLSDIDRLDEEETDTVTLMTLHSAKGLEFPIVFMVGMEEGLFPSSRALTDENQLEEERRLCYVGITRAEQELFMTYSNQRMLYGKTNYNIPSRFLRELPENLVEGCNKDKSIIKDINKASNMGSTSSKYFKGFAIEYKKPEPKKVSGAGKISTGSKVKHKSWGVGTVVQVKGEGDSTEVTVAFESQGIKKIMLAYAPIEVI, from the coding sequence ATGAATTTTCTAGATGGAATGAATGACAGACAAAAGGAAGCTGTACTTGCTACTGAGGGACCCCTTTTAGTCCTTGCAGGAGCAGGTAGTGGTAAAACTAGAGTGTTAACTTATAGAATAGCACACTTAATAGAAGAAAAAGGTGTAAGTCCTTATAGTATATTAACACTTACATTTACAAATAAAGCTGCTAATGAAATGAAAGAAAGAATAAAAAAACTTATAGGTGATAGAGTAGATGACGTATGGGCAGGAACTTTTCACTCTATCTGTGTGAGAATTTTAAGAAGAGATATAGATAAGATTGGATATGATAGAAGTTTTGTAATATATGATACTACAGATCAAAAAACTTTAGTTAAAGACTGTATAAAAGAAAAAGATCTGAATGAAAAAATGTATGATCCAAACTCAATGCTAAATTTTATAAGTTCTCAGAAAGACAAGCTTATTTCGCCAGAGATGTATATAAAGGAAAACGATGGAGATTTTAGAGAAAGACAAAAAGGAGAACTTTATGCGCTCTATCAGAAGAAACTCAAAGTAAATAATGCACTAGATTTTGATGATCTTATAGGGAAAACTATAGAGCTACTAAAAGATAATCCAGATGTATTAGAATACTACCAAAATAAGTTTAAATATATTCTTGTAGATGAGTACCAAGATACTAATAGAGCTCAATACACTTTAATAAGACTATTATCAGAAAGATATAAGAATATTTGCGTAGTTGGCGATGACGATCAATGCTTAGTTGAGGGCATGAAAGTTAACACTCCAAATGGTGAAATTCCTATAGAAAAGCTTTTAGAAAACGATAAAGTGTATTCTCCTTCTGGATGGGGAAAAGTTATGGAAGGAAGTATTAATAAAGTTATAAAAAAAGAATATAATGGATCTATAGTTAATATAAAAACTAAATCCGGAAAAGAGATAAAACTTACTCCAAATCATATAACTTTTGCTAAATTAAATCCTGAAGTAGGAATATATTATGTATATTTAATGTATAAGAAGGAATTAGGATATAGGATTGGACAAACTCAAGGGGTAAGATCTAAAAGAAAAGGCGATATCTGTAATGGATTAGCTGTTAGACTTAATCAGGAAAATGCAGACAAGATATGGATATTAAAAGTTTGTGAAAGCAAAGAAGATGCATCATATTATGAACAATTATATGCTTTCAAATACAATATACCTACAGTTTTATTCCATCCAAGATCAAGAAGAATTAACTTTAATCAAGAGTATATAAATCGTCTATATAGTGAGATAGATACTCACAATAACGTGATAAAACTTATGGAAGATTTAATGGTATTTGAAGAATACCCACATCATAGGGCAGGTGCTGTAATAAGAAATAATACCTTTAGAAGATTAGTAAAACTAACGTTTTTTGGAGGCAGAGTAACAGGGGAAGAATCAGGATGGCATAGTCATAGAATATGCTTGAATACTTCAGGGGAAGAATTAAGAGAAAAGGCAGAATCTTCAAAATTTCCAGTAAGAGATGGAAAAAGAGAAACATGGAGGGTAGAGACTGAAAGAAAAGATTATGATGAGATAAATGAATATGCTAAAAAGCTAATGGCTTTGCATGATGATTTAGAAGTAGATAGAAGGACTAAACTAACAGAAGATACAGCATTTAATTATATGCCGGCTTCTCATATAAAGCCTTCTATGAGTATTGCAGTACTTGAAGACAATAAAATAAAAGAGGACATAGTAGAAGAAGTTATTATAGAAGAATATAATGGATTCGTTTATGATATATCAGTGCCAAACTTTAGACAATATATATCTCAGGGAATAGTAGTTCATAACTCAATATATGGATGGAGAGGAGCAGATATAAGAAATATACTAGATTTCGAAAAAGACTATCCTCAATCTAAAACTATAAAATTAGAACAAAACTATCGTTCAACAAAAACTATATTAAATGCTGCGAATTCAGTTATAGGAAATAACTTAGGTAGAAAAGGAAAAGATCTGTGGACTTCTAATGAAGATGGTAACTGTATCAATATATATAATGCATCAGACGAGCATAGTGAGTCGCAATTCATAGTATCAAAGATAAAGGAAATAGTAGAAGAAAAAAGCTTAAATGACTTTGCTATACTTTATAGAACAAATGCCCAATCACGTGTAGTAGAGGAAAGTTTGATGAGATCCAATATACCTTATAGAATTGTAGGAGGATTAAAATTCTACGATAGAAAGGAAATAAAGGATATAGTAGCTTATCTAAGAGTTATTCAAAATCCTGTGGACAATATTAGTTTAAAAAGAATAATAAATACTCCTAAAAGAGGGATAGGTAAAACTACAATAGATAAAGTAGAGAGCTATAGTGTAGAAAAAGGGGAAAGCATGTATAGTGTTATGATAGATGCAGAAGAAATACCAGGGCTTTCTCAAAGAGCTGTTAATAACTTAAAAGACTTCATATCAAATATCGGAAAATTCATGGCTATGAAAGAATTATTAGGAGTAAAATCTTTGATAGAGAATGTAATAGATTCAACTGGATATATAAGAGAACTAGAACAAGAAGATACAATAGAAGCAAGAGGTAGAATAGAAAATATAGAAGAGTTCTTATCTGTTGCTATAGACTATGAAAATAGCAGTGAGGAAAGCAACTTAGAAGATTTTCTAGCTAATATATCACTTCTTTCAGATATAGATAGATTAGATGAAGAAGAAACAGATACAGTTACACTTATGACTCTACACAGTGCGAAAGGTCTTGAATTCCCAATAGTATTTATGGTCGGAATGGAGGAAGGTCTATTTCCTTCATCAAGAGCACTTACAGATGAAAATCAATTAGAAGAAGAGAGAAGACTTTGTTATGTAGGTATAACTAGAGCAGAACAAGAGCTTTTCATGACTTACTCTAACCAACGTATGCTATATGGAAAAACTAACTATAATATACCTTCGAGATTTTTAAGAGAGTTACCAGAAAACTTAGTTGAAGGTTGTAATAAAGATAAATCCATTATTAAAGATATAAATAAGGCGAGTAATATGGGAAGTACAAGTAGTAAATATTTTAAAGGATTTGCTATTGAATATAAAAAACCTGAACCTAAGAAAGTAAGTGGAGCGGGAAAAATAAGCACGGGTTCAAAAGTAAAGCATAAATCATGGGGAGTAGGAACTGTAGTACAAGTAAAAGGTGAAGGAGACAGTACCGAGGTAACTGTAGCATTTGAAAGTCAGGGAATTAAAAAGATTATGTTAGCCTATGCACCTATAGAAGTTATATAA
- the gatC gene encoding Asp-tRNA(Asn)/Glu-tRNA(Gln) amidotransferase subunit GatC — protein MTKEDIKNLAQVAKLELNETELEEYYKDFNDLLKNIDKIKEIDLDKKIEDCNDRFNNSGNMEEFLREDKVLESMKREDILSNTIDVENGYIKVLARKE, from the coding sequence ATGACTAAAGAAGATATAAAAAATTTAGCTCAAGTTGCTAAACTAGAGTTAAATGAAACAGAATTAGAAGAATATTATAAAGATTTCAATGATCTTTTAAAGAATATTGATAAAATCAAGGAAATTGATCTAGATAAAAAAATAGAAGATTGTAATGACAGATTTAATAATAGCGGAAATATGGAAGAATTTCTAAGAGAAGATAAAGTTTTAGAATCAATGAAAAGAGAAGATATTTTATCCAATACTATAGATGTAGAGAATGGATATATTAAGGTTCTAGCAAGAAAGGAGTAA
- a CDS encoding amidase family protein produces MDTLMNSTIYNLKEKLMKREVSSVEIVKHYLSKIEVNNDRTKEFITINKQEAISNAKKSDMKIKNRENIGLLEGIPVSIKDNISVKGMKLTCGSKLLRNFISPYDATLVKRLKNQGAIIIGKTNMNEFDIPSHGSSARDISKYSINSSQTPLFIGSFTDGSIADASGYWFRPTYGLISRYGVVPYSNTLDYIMTKTKDVKDLGLVLDILSGYDELDSTSIKTEKIDYISLFSEDSLKKIENMKIGLPKEYFDSEIGNKKKEKVLNIVQNLEKLGAKIEEISLPYIEYSEQLCKIISSAEASSNLSRFDGIRYGTRTESYESIDDLIIKTRSEGLSNEVKKNILLGTYFLSSCNNNDYYDRAIKLKNMITKEIYNIFNKIDVIVCPGDNMNYTSLSGIPTISIPCGDVSMQITGDKFREKEILRIAYLCDKLFTKNFNS; encoded by the coding sequence TTGGATACCTTGATGAATAGTACTATATATAATTTAAAAGAAAAACTTATGAAAAGAGAAGTATCCTCAGTAGAAATAGTAAAACATTATTTATCTAAGATTGAGGTAAATAATGATAGAACTAAAGAGTTTATTACAATAAATAAACAAGAAGCAATATCAAATGCTAAAAAGTCCGATATGAAAATAAAAAATAGGGAAAACATAGGACTACTAGAAGGAATACCAGTATCTATAAAAGACAATATATCAGTAAAAGGTATGAAATTAACTTGTGGATCTAAACTGCTAAGAAATTTTATATCACCTTATGATGCTACATTAGTTAAAAGATTAAAAAATCAAGGTGCAATAATAATAGGAAAAACTAATATGAATGAATTTGACATACCATCACATGGGAGTTCAGCTCGTGATATTTCTAAATATAGTATTAACTCTAGTCAAACTCCACTTTTTATAGGCTCATTTACAGATGGGTCTATAGCTGATGCCTCAGGTTATTGGTTCAGACCCACATATGGACTTATCTCTAGGTATGGAGTAGTCCCTTACTCTAACACATTAGACTATATAATGACTAAAACTAAAGATGTAAAGGATTTAGGGTTAGTTCTAGATATATTATCAGGATATGATGAGTTAGACTCAACTTCAATAAAAACAGAAAAAATAGATTATATAAGCTTGTTTTCTGAAGATTCACTAAAAAAAATAGAGAATATGAAGATAGGATTACCTAAAGAATATTTTGATAGTGAGATAGGCAATAAGAAAAAAGAAAAAGTATTAAATATTGTACAAAATCTAGAGAAGTTAGGGGCAAAAATAGAAGAAATATCACTACCATATATAGAATACTCAGAACAATTATGTAAGATAATATCAAGTGCAGAGGCAAGCTCAAATTTATCTAGATTTGATGGTATAAGATACGGAACTAGGACAGAGAGCTATGAATCTATAGATGATTTAATAATAAAGACTAGAAGTGAAGGGTTAAGTAATGAAGTTAAAAAAAATATATTATTAGGAACTTACTTTTTGAGTTCATGTAATAATAATGATTATTACGATAGGGCTATTAAATTAAAAAATATGATAACGAAAGAAATTTATAATATATTCAATAAAATAGATGTAATTGTATGTCCTGGTGATAATATGAACTATACGAGTCTATCAGGAATACCGACAATATCTATTCCATGTGGAGATGTGAGTATGCAGATAACAGGCGATAAATTTAGAGAAAAAGAAATATTAAGAATAGCTTACTTATGCGATAAGCTCTTCACGAAGAATTTCAATAGCTAA